DNA from Sulfurimonas xiamenensis:
AAGCCGTTATCTGCTTTATATTTTGGCGCAAGTGAGCGCAACTGCCCATTGTAAATAAAATTCATAAAAAAACTCTCTGCAGCATCATCCATATGATGACCAAGAGCTACTTTATTACATCCATGTACCTGTGCAGCACTATAAAGAGAACCTCTTCTCATACGAGAGAAAAAACTGCAAAAAGATGAATTTTTTCTAATCTTCTCTTCTGCTAAATTATAAATTTGCGTATCATGTATTGTGTGAGGAATTTCATATTCTTGGCAATGTGCAATAAGATTATCAAAATTTTCACCCATCCCGTAAGAGACAGTTACTGCAATAAATTCAAATTTGAATGGTGCTCGGCGCTGCTGTTCTTTTAGCGCATGTACCATAGTAAGCGAATCTTT
Protein-coding regions in this window:
- a CDS encoding tRNA 2-thiocytidine biosynthesis TtcA family protein — protein: MSIKISKKIMSKLGKTNAEFNLIEEGDKILVGLSGGKDSLTMVHALKEQQRRAPFKFEFIAVTVSYGMGENFDNLIAHCQEYEIPHTIHDTQIYNLAEEKIRKNSSFCSFFSRMRRGSLYSAAQVHGCNKVALGHHMDDAAESFFMNFIYNGQLRSLAPKYKADNGLIVIRPLIQMRERQLRAFADDNSIPTIGDEACPSMRFDVKMPYARANTKEMLAKMEKDFPSFFTSLNAAFKNISVESFFDKEKFNI